A segment of the Bacteriovorax sp. PP10 genome:
GACTCAAGTTCTTTTTGTAATGTAGCCATTTTTTGCTGCATTTGTTGAGCTTGCTTCATTAAGTTTTGCATACCTTTCATATAATTCTCCTTATTACTAAATTATTTTTTCGGATTATCTAATACAACTTTATCAACTTTCGCATTGAAGAGCTTCTCAGCTTCTTTCAATAACGGATTGTTCTTAAATTCTTCTACGCGATCTTGGTGAGTAGCATTCGCCTTATTCTCACGGATTTCAGCTTGAGTAACAAAATCGTCTTTACCTGTTACTTGCTTCAATTCAAATCTAATATTCTTCTGATCAACACCAAAGTACTCACTCAGGTTATTTAAAACCTTCTGATAAACTTCCGGCTCATTTAAATAATCCATGAACACTTGTCCGGCAAAACCAAACCCAAGTTCAATATTCAAATGTCCATTATCAAGAGTCACAGGCGAGAGTGTATTACCTTGTTCAAGATTCGATGCCGAAGCAGGAGATCTTGATCCCAGGTCATTTAAAAATCCTTCCCATGTCAGGTCGCGATTTTCTGTCACTTTCTTTTTTTCCTCAACCACAGCTGCAGGAGCGGCGATGATTGGATCAGAAGTAATCACAGCACTTCTCTCACTCGCAAGTTCCGACATCATCGATTCAAGCTTTTGAGCAACTGTTAATTCTTTTGGTTCTTCTGGTGCAACTTCTTCAGGAGCAGGTGCTGCTTCAACTGCTTGAGCAACAGCGGCCGGTGCAGATGATATTGCTGAGTGTGTTTGTCCGCCACCTACAATCTTCTGATTGAAGAAGCTACGTCTTAGCGCCACTTTGTACATCAACACTTCAAACGCTTTCTCTGGAACGATTGAACTAAAAATCCAAGTCGTCTCACGAGCAATCGTTTCATAAATCCAAATCAGTTCAGCTTCTGAAAGCTCTGATTTCTTTTTTAAATTATTAAACAATTCATCAAGCAGTGAGCTTGCAATATTCTTTGCTGGAACATTTTCAAAAAGTAGTCTCGAATAGATACTACTTAATTCAGTTGTATTCCCAGTATAAATGGCACTCGCAATCGCTGTGATTGTTTTAGGCCCGGCAACACCAAGAGATGTTGTCAGTGTTTCTTCTAATACATTATTTTCATCAGAGAAAGTTAAAACCTGATCTAGTAATGAAAGTGTATCTCTAACAGATCCACGTCCAAGTACAGCAAGCTGATGAATCAATTCATCATTTTCAAATTTGATCCCTTCAACTTTAGCGATCTCTTTTACGTGAGCTACGAGTGTATCAACCGGAACGTTTCTAAAATCAAAACGCTGACAGCGAGACAATACTGTCCCTAAAAGTTTTTGGGCTTCAGTTGTCGCGAAAATAAAAACAACGTGAGCAGGTGGTTCTTCTAATGTTTTCAGTAGTGCATTGAATGCGTTCGTAGAAAGCATGTGCACTTCATCGATGATATAAACTTTAAATCTTCCAGAAGTCGGAAGGT
Coding sequences within it:
- the dnaX gene encoding DNA polymerase III subunit gamma/tau; translated protein: MSYQVLARKWRPKKFQDVIGQSHVTRSLQNAIAKNKVGHAYMMVGTRGVGKTSVARIFAKAIRCENITADINACGTCQACLDFDTETSMNVIEIDGASNNSVDNIRELIGNVHYLPTSGRFKVYIIDEVHMLSTNAFNALLKTLEEPPAHVVFIFATTEAQKLLGTVLSRCQRFDFRNVPVDTLVAHVKEIAKVEGIKFENDELIHQLAVLGRGSVRDTLSLLDQVLTFSDENNVLEETLTTSLGVAGPKTITAIASAIYTGNTTELSSIYSRLLFENVPAKNIASSLLDELFNNLKKKSELSEAELIWIYETIARETTWIFSSIVPEKAFEVLMYKVALRRSFFNQKIVGGGQTHSAISSAPAAVAQAVEAAPAPEEVAPEEPKELTVAQKLESMMSELASERSAVITSDPIIAAPAAVVEEKKKVTENRDLTWEGFLNDLGSRSPASASNLEQGNTLSPVTLDNGHLNIELGFGFAGQVFMDYLNEPEVYQKVLNNLSEYFGVDQKNIRFELKQVTGKDDFVTQAEIRENKANATHQDRVEEFKNNPLLKEAEKLFNAKVDKVVLDNPKK